One Psilocybe cubensis strain MGC-MH-2018 chromosome 9, whole genome shotgun sequence genomic window, AGCGCTTAATCTAACCTCACGATTCCATGAACGAAGGTATACATATAACATGTAACGGGAGATGTCAACAATTTGGGATCTGGGAGTATTTTCAGACTTCATTTCTATCCTGCTGTAGAATGTATTGTTGACAAGCATCTACCCAATATTTGCCAGAAAATTTGTGACGTCAGGAAGCAAACTTAGGCACCGAGTTCAGACTCGCTTACCGTGTATTGGATCTTGACAGAATCGCCTTCAATTGCCGACGCGTATTGCTCTGAAAATCTTCAATTCTCTATGGCATGAAAATCATGTCCCTGTCTTTGTTATACATCTAAAATCCGTAGACGACAATCCTGCGTTAAGCATCTATATCCGACACATGGCGTAGAAACATATAATTAGCAGTAGGATAAGCAACACATATCCTACCGCAGATTCATATCAACATTGATTATTGAATGAACTTTTTGCACCACCTTTGAGTCTTACTCTACGTACTACTACTGAGTGTAATACCCTGTATGATAAATTCTATGTATTTCCCCCCGTAATATTATAAACAAGTTCTATTGAGAAATTTATATTAGCTCCTGCATGTGTCATAATATTATGTTTCAATCAGACATCTCCTCTTTGCCTGGACTCTTTAAGTCCAGGTTTAGGGTGGTAGCATTTTTCTATAAAAGGAAATAGGTGGTCTCGTTCGGTCTAGATTGGTCTAGATTGTTCGACGTCGGACTTCGCTATGTTGTCCAGTCTGTTTAACTCGTTGCGCAGTTCTTCAGGTAACCgattgtatattttattctcAGGGAACCATCGTAGAACTAGTAATCCAGATATGGATTTTACTCTGGAGAGCATTACATATGCACCTTGACCTCTTGCCGTTAATAAATCAACAATTACCCTATCAAGTGTGCGACCTTGTCCTTTATAGTCTGTGTACGCATACGCTGGTATTAGTGGGACTTGTTTCCGTGTAAAGCTGTCAAACAATTTGATATGCTTTTGGTATTTAACATCTATTGAAGTCGAAGAAGGGAAAATTGGAACAACATCTTTTTCTAGCCCGTCTACTTGTATTCCACAACCTTTGACGTGTACATACACAGCTTTGCAGTATCGACGGTATTTCTCGTCCACTTCATATTTTATGTCTGTGACTATACCCTCAGTGCCATTGACTATTTTATCATCGAATGCAATGTTTTCTGTTATCATTACTTTCATTCCAATGAAAAGAGGTAGTTTTCCAAGGGCGtcgtttgtttttgttgaagGTAGTCTCCATAATATCTGTTGGAACTCACCTGTAAtcctttttttgtgtctCTCATCTCGTGAATAGTATATATGTGGTGATATATTTGCTTTTGTTGAATGGTACTTGATTAGCTTGGCATTCAGGATGTCTCGTACGGCCTTGTTGCCTACAATGATAGGTGCATCTCTGAACAATGCTAGTGTTTTTGGATTAGAAGCCTGTTTCTGGATAAGTctgttatatatataatggtaATCTGACTGTTCATTGTCACTTTTAATATTGTTAATATTACTTCTGCAGAGGCCCAATCTTAGTCtatcaagaaaaagggcaTACTTTATGTCTCTTGCGTGTCTTTCGTTTTTGACTAGTTGTATCACTGTTTTTACTTGTCTCCATAGAAATGCGCCATTTAGTTGTGATGGTCCTGACACGTTCCGAGCTTCTGCAAAAGACGGGTTCTTCACCAATTCATTTGCATATAATGGCTTTTGTAGAGGGGGTTTTAGTTGTGCGCAGTCGCCCATAAATATTACATTAATTCCTCCGAATGGTTTATTGCTGTTAACGACGTCAtctcctttcccttgcctAATTCTGATAGAGATTTCACTGAGGAATTTTGCGCTTATCATTGAGGTCTCGTCTATTATTAAAGTTTTTATGTATTTCCAAATTTGAATTAGTTTAAGTTTATTGGGTTTTGCTTGTGACTGATTTGCATGAGATACTATCAGTGAGTGTAGTGTTTGTCCTCCGATCAGCACTGCCGCTATTCCGGTCGGTGCTCCTAATAATAACTCATTCCTGCGATGCAAGCGCTCGAATAACATAATCAGACATTTTATCAAATGGGATTTACCTGTACCGCCAACGCCTGCAATATGAATCAGCAACTGTTCCTTGTTGTCGGTTATGATATGGTTACCGATGATTCGGAACGCCTTTAGCTGTTCTGGGTTATTTAAAAGTCCCATTTCTTCTGCGATGTTGTTCATGGTGTCAGTGTCTGTTATTGAATTGTAATTATGACTTAAATCATACAAATCCTGGAGTATAGCTTGCTTGGCAATAGGTGCATAGTTCCCATTGCGATATCGTTTGGGTGGCGTAGTTATGTCGTCTGTGTCGGGTTCATGTAGCATTGcacgttttctttttgatttcatGATGGCGCGATGGCTTGCTAACAGATCATCCACTTCATGTGATGTTAGAGTTTGTTGGTTTACTGGAACTGATTTTTGATATTCCGTGTCCACAGCAGTTTCCGTTGTATCCAGTGGGAGACACATGTCTAGAAATCTTGAAGTTTCCTCTCCTATGTTATCTATGGAGTCGTGTAAGTTTGTTGTAAAGTCTTCGTTGGGGTTTTCAATGCATTGGAAGGGATCTGGAGAGTATACATCGTTAGGGTTGAGGGTGTCTGTATTACCTTCCGTGTCTGTTAATATTATATCCTGTACTTCATCGGACACTACATCCTCGGATGTTTTTCCACGTCTGCGCTGCCTGTGTGCGTCGCGGGCCTCGCTACATTCTGTCAAAGCTTGCATGTTCTGTATGATGCGCGTGTGTTCTAGTTTCATTGATATCTCGTAGTTATGAAATGCGTCTGTCCATGTTTCTGATGGGGTCTTTAAATCTGATATATCCCTCCACGGTTTGAAGAGGAGTAACATGTcccttgcccagtcatcTTTTAGTTGATCAGACTTCAATGGATTCGGAATAGAAGGGCCTAGTATAATTGGTATACAACTTTTTCTTCTGATTGTCATATAATGGGTGAAATACTCAGGGTGCTCGTCGTTTAAGAATGATCCTGGACGTACTGCTGTTTCAATGTGTAACATTTCTTTGGTATACCGTTGTTTGATACCCCATGCTACAAAGTCATACAAACACAAATCTATGAATTTGTCGTTCGCTGGTCTTAAACAATAGTCCAGTCGTTGGTTGGACGCCGTTATGTCTCTGTCACCCATATTTAACTCAACTGACTCTTCGTTTTCTTGTTCGTTGGTATTGCTTACGTCGTCTAATGTGCTGTTGTTGGGCGTCTGATTGGATTTAGTGTGATGAGACATGCAAAACCTTCTTATACTGTGCCATTTGAGTATAGCAAATTTGTGAGATGTGTAGTGGTCGCCTCCGCCTACTAGATAGCTCATTACTTGTGGTTGTGATATTTCCTGTCTGCCCATCATACTATTAACAGCTGTTATGATGGCACCCACTGTTTGATTGTCTGATATTTCTGATTGATTTGCGGACATTTTGCTGTACGCTTTACTTACAGCATACGACAACGCGGCCATACCTGCATGAACTGGTAGAGATGCCTTTGTTATATAATCAGTAACATAGTACAAGAACGCTTTTGCTGCATCTCCTGACCCTACGAATTTAATGTCCATGTTGCACTGCAATAAGAATGATACTATATCAGTGTGTTGCGCTAATCTTGGATGGTGTCTGCGGAGTAGTATCTCTTTTGTTATTTCGTCTAATGTAGTCTTTTCCAAGGTCTGCCCATTTATACCCATTCTGCAATTATTGTCTGATTTGGATTGACCTCGTTCAAGGTATTTCCAGCACGTTGCTTGGTGCTCGTGCCATGCGTACTGATGTAAGATTCGCTCCAGGAAGAAGTCGAACTCGAGCCAAAATTGGTTTATATCGGTATAATTTTGTGGGGAAGGTGATTGTATTACACCTGGATGAGGATCACCTGTTTCAGTAGATAGTATTCGTCGGGGGTAATCGTTAGTCTGTTGTTCGGATCCTACTGAGTTTGGAAATTCACATTGAATTATAGATTCGATCCACATGAACACTCTTGTTTGATAATGTATTGATCGGGTCATTTCATCGCGTAGTTTCTGGGGAGATAAGTGCCCGTGCAACCAAATCAGCATGTGGCAATGTAATGTTCCTTTACCTTGTGCCTCGACAGTACCGTAGTACGCTGTACATTTGCCGTATAAACCATTTTCCTCGCGCCCGTATCGTAATATGACGTTAATGAAGTTGTTTATCATTAGGTCAAAAAAACGTGCACATCCTGAAGGGTTCCGTGCTGCAAAGAGTGATCTTCTCCATTTCGTCCAGTCCTCTCCTCGTTCGATACTTTCCAATGAAATATCCTCACCCGCTAACAGACGTACGATAGGGTTGTCCACGTCAGACGGGTTGATAGTGATGAATAGTGTTGGTGTTCCTTTATTATTAATCAATGCCCTGATTTGGTTACGTAGAGTTAGTTTGTAGCCATCGCTCCCGGGTACGTGTTTTGATACCAGTCTGATCGAAGACAGTAGTCTAAaagcttctttttcttttgtttctgTTGGTTTGTAATACGGATTTTTCTCACATTCTTTGGTTAAGTGACTTAACATGTCTAAATCGATATTTAACAGTTCGTTAGCTATTTTCTTGTGTGACGATTGGGATACCGAGAAACGTAGACTCTGGGACACTAGTGCCTTCCGACATATGTTATAGAAAATAAACGCGAATTCTGGGTCTTTCGCAAACGGGCTGTCGTCTACTAAAAGAAGATGTTTGAGTTGTTCCTCCATGCTTATTTTAATCTTTCGTCCGGGATGGTAAAACCCTCCGATACCCCAAGGGTCCAGATGGGGGAATAACCATGTCAAGATCGATGGATTTTGAAAGTCAGGTACCATACTAGATCCTGTACCAGAAGCCAGGAATGGTTTCCCAGTGAGACATCTCTCCAAAGCAGTTGATTTCATAGTCAGGAATGCCTGTGGTGAGTTGTCTCCAGATGTATATCCTACATTTTCCATCAGTAATTCATTGTATAATTCGTCCTTTGAATTTTCATCCACATTTCGACATGTATAATCTGCGACGGCTGAGCTGATGGCGTCGTTATCGGTCATAGCGCCTATATGTACGGCGTGTGGTATACCCTCGTCTTTGTCGTTGTCAAACAAAAGTCTCATATTCTCTTCGCTGTACTCGGTGCTCGCAGAGTATTCTGGATTTTCGGTTAATAGAAAGTGTATTATTGTCTTTACCCTCGATCTTCGGACTAAGGTAGGTTTATATCTGTGAATGGTCTTACGGTTAGGTAGATCTTTACCGATGAATATAGCACACATTGTGTCCCTTATCGTGTCAGACGCAGGTGGTATAACATTGTTCATGCGTATCACGTCTAGCGGTGATACTAGAACGTTTCCTCTTATACCTTTCCTAGCTCGACTCAACGTATTTTCGTTGTCGTCTTTGTCTTCTGTTTGTGTGGTGTGGTTCAATCTGCACGTGATTACACTGGACCGTGCTCGCGAACATAACATCCTGTCGAAGATAGTTGAATGTTCTATCGCCGTCTTCACGGTTTCTGGTAAACTTTCAATTCCATAATACATCCAGTTACACAAAGCAAATTTAGGCATAGTGAAGGCCGCTAGTGCTTTGTCACATTTTGGACAGAGACATAGCTTGCCAATACGATCACGGTATTCCATGCCTTTATAATGCAGTATGGCCTTTCTGTAAATCTTGATATCATAAGTCTTAGGTAAAATTGAATCTGGCAAGTGTGGATTTTGTAGTAGATTCAGCTTGGTATTGTCTGGGTTTACCCATATACAATCGCGCTTGAAAAACCTCAAAGCGCATGCCGCGCATACTACATTGGACAGTCTGTCCGTAgacatttcttgtttccaTTCCCGTataatttttaatttttcatctttcccGATAGGTTTAAGATGATCTTCGTCGATGGGGACCGCTTTAACTCGATTGGGTTGCTGTGATTCTGTAATCGTATCCGCGCAGTCTATACCAGGATTGTCTTGTGGTGGGTTGTTCAAATTTTCTTTGGCAACAGTTCGTCTTTCAAAATCGAAATTGCCACACCGTTCTTCGAAAATACTGAATATATGTTGACGTGGTCTTGCCATGCATTTGAAAACATATATCAAGTTACTGCATTTGCTACTGCATTGGTGTTCAAATATCTTAGCGAATAGTTTGGGTTTAGTTAAACGGGAAAATTGTATGCCATGGGAATCGGCTATGGCTTTCATGTCATTCATAGTAAAATATCTGAACCAGAACATCAGTACAGAGATACTGACAGTGAATACGAGATTTGTAGTGTCATTTATGTGTTTTATAGCGTCATCATGATAAAGCCATATTGTGGTGAACTTGTAATATTCGTTGAAACGTAACACTTTAAGCTTTTCTACATATGGACGGCTATATTCGGGTTTGTACCTGTAGATATCGATATCTGAAATTTCGTCCAACGCGTGAAATCGGAATTAATCCGTGTCAATTTAAATTCATTTAATatcaagtttcaagtttAACCAGATTTGAATTGGATACAAGGTGACGAATCGAATTTTTCATCAGCGATAATTCCCATAGGTAAAACGATTACTTACCGCGTTGCAGAGTCGACGCTTTCAACGACGATACCGTGTTTTGTGTGTTAATATAAGTGGTCTGCGTTGTGTAATTTGACAGATAGTTCTACTATAAGTTTTTGTAAGCGCTCACCATTCTTCAATATATCTGGAAATGGGTCTGTCGGGGCGTTGGTGTTGATTTTATCTGTTCTGGTCTTTTGTCTTATTTAAATAGGGTGTACTCGTTTATATAGAGTTTTGTCTGTGTATGGTATCTGGTACTGTTACTGAAATTCGTTCAATGATTCTTTAATTGGGTCCAGTCACGAACTGTTCATGTAACACCAAGTAGGCGACACTTTGTCCGCCGTgtgttgttattttgtttGGTTGTCAGATCATATGAGTAATAGCAACTATCACGCtaactagtcagcacttttacCCATCGTGGGAGGAAGTGTACGTGTTTATGTTTACGTGATGACGTATGCAAGTATTACTGTCACTTAGCTTGTGTTTAATTGGGTCCAGTCACGAACTGCTCACGTAACACCAAGTAAGCAACACTTTGTCCGCCGTgtgttgttattttgtttGGTTGTCAGATCATATGAGTAATAGCAACTATCACGCTAACTAGCCAGCACTTTTACCCATCGTGGGAGGAAGTGTACGTGCTTATGTTTACGTGATGATGTATGCAAGTCTTAGCTCGTGTTGTAAGTGACGGTGTATTGCATTCTGAGTCTCTTTATGTGTAAACCGCGACGTAGATTTAAGGTCAGGTCGTCAGACAGAGTCAGTGTGCGCAAGTTCACAGCTCCATTGTTATGGCGAATCTTGGTGAGCGCCTCAAATGTCGCGGTTTGTTGTGTTTGTAATGTTATGATAGAGATTCATAGGTTCTCTCCCGCTCGAATTCTTATTCTTGATGCGCAGGAGCGACTACTCGCTAAGGATTCGCGGCGTTTTGTTCTCTTTCCCATTCGGTACATTAAGGTGTTGTTGTTAATGTAACATTTTTTCCTTCGGGACTAACTTTGTTTGAATTGCCTTGGAACTGCCCTGTTCAGATTTGGAAAGCATACTTGCATGCTGTGACGACGTTATGGGAAGCACGTTGTGCTGGTTTATCACGTGACTCTAAGGATTGGACTGAGTGTCTGTCATTCCAACAACGATGCGGTGGcatcttctttttcaaaCTTTCTATTGCTTCTCATGGGATACATAAGCGACTATTGGATATAATCTCCAAAGAAATTACAGTCCCAGAAGCACATTGCTATTTCAGTTTCCAGTCGGTCAAGTGGGTGTGAATTTTTTATACATGGATTTATCTCAGGATTCGATTAACAACGTTCTAACAGTGAAAACGTCCACCAGGAGGCGATGGCCAAGATTACGCACGGTCTCACAGGAATTCGAATGGACGATTGCGTCGATGAATGGGAACTCTTGCGTCCAAAGGAAAAATTTATGAATATTTGGACGAGATCTTCCGTGTATCCTTTCTCTGAGAGGTTGCTCGTTTTTATATTCATTCAAGGAATATTTGGTATTTCTCTGTCCCGGCTTCTACAATGGTTTTCTGGCAAAGATTACCTCCCAACTATGGTATCTACTTACACCCGGATCTTCAATGACAGGGAATGTCATGTAGACTTTGTCTCGCTGCTTTTTTATCATTTGAAAAGGCGTCCGTTAACCA contains:
- a CDS encoding Ribonucleoside-diphosphate reductase small chain yields the protein MANLEIHRFSPARILILDAQERLLAKDSRRFVLFPIRYIKIWKAYLHAVTTLWEARCAGLSRDSKDWTECLSFQQRCGGIFFFKLSIASHGIHKRLLDIISKEITVPEAHCYFSFQSVNENVHQEAMAKITHGLTGIRMDDCVDEWELLRPKEKFMNIWTRSSVYPFSERLLVFIFIQGIFGISLSRLLQWFSGKDYLPTMVSTYTRIFNDRECHVDFVSLLFYHLKRRPLTSFVNEFVGTIVKIEKKFGSDLLDLSEIDIPLDDLNRYVECKADALLVSLGYKQLYGTCNKGIDDLIPIVPGELKAGFFLEEMALAYIPPTMEDAILDGQFGNHLLDLS